The Sphingobacterium bambusae genome includes a window with the following:
- a CDS encoding DUF4886 domain-containing protein, with protein sequence MKKEHTMIKNSLLFFFLLIVPFLVFPQAAVSADGVLRVLAIGNSFSEDGIENYLHELATASNKKIVIGNLYIGGAPLSLHVNNVRADAHDYSYRKVLLDGSKKTRKDVSIAEALQDEDWDYISFQQASPLSGQYPSIAESLPELVKYVRDKVAPAPSFVYHQTWAYQKDSKHEGFKNYHNEQSEMYQAIVDASKSVKQLGYFKKIIPAGTAIQNGRSSSIGDNYTRDGYHLQLDYGRFTAACTWFEELFGEDVRKNSYKPANVTDLQARIAKRAAHAAVRKPFKITKIKL encoded by the coding sequence ATGAAGAAGGAGCATACCATGATAAAAAACAGCTTATTATTTTTCTTTTTGTTAATCGTGCCATTTTTGGTCTTTCCACAGGCGGCAGTGTCGGCGGACGGCGTATTGCGTGTCTTAGCCATCGGCAACAGCTTCTCGGAAGATGGCATTGAAAACTATCTTCACGAATTGGCCACAGCCTCCAATAAGAAGATCGTCATTGGTAACCTTTACATCGGTGGGGCTCCACTCTCGCTCCATGTTAACAATGTACGAGCCGATGCACACGATTACAGCTACAGAAAAGTACTGTTGGATGGTAGCAAGAAAACGCGCAAGGACGTCAGCATTGCCGAAGCTCTACAGGATGAAGACTGGGACTACATCAGCTTTCAACAGGCGAGCCCCTTGTCCGGACAGTATCCAAGTATTGCGGAAAGCCTACCCGAACTGGTCAAATACGTGCGCGACAAGGTAGCGCCTGCGCCAAGCTTTGTGTATCATCAAACCTGGGCCTACCAAAAAGACTCCAAGCACGAGGGTTTTAAGAACTACCATAATGAACAATCTGAAATGTATCAAGCTATTGTAGATGCCTCCAAAAGCGTGAAGCAGCTTGGCTACTTCAAAAAAATTATCCCCGCCGGCACGGCCATACAAAACGGGCGTAGCAGCTCTATTGGCGACAACTATACCCGGGATGGCTACCATCTACAGCTGGATTATGGCCGGTTCACGGCGGCCTGTACATGGTTTGAGGAGCTCTTTGGGGAAGATGTCCGTAAAAACAGCTACAAACCGGCTAACGTTACGGATCTGCAAGCGCGTATCGCGAAACGTGCCGCCCATGCCGCGGTCAGAAAACCTTTTAAAATCACAAAAATAAAGCTCTAG
- a CDS encoding MutS-related protein has product MIYQHYQDQVKKSTEEIHQLNKDINKNSFARLFVIIGGGALLFYSFQWNNVPLVLVLMVGIVLLFVFLIRRQSRLEKKRADAMAFLAVNENELAVKDTRQNMYDGGQVFEDNQHPYTADLDIFGSFSLFALVNRAATQLGNMTLAAWFKSAASKSIIEERQEAVVEIADDIEWSQQFQARLAFNLTQKTEVKSFLARYFQDSGLAFGGPSLKLYVAAVPYIMLVLLLLSIFVFPLWPYVGTLALIHLLWTLRMAGKVSLFSSKIDKVGKVLGAYAEGLALVEQKSFKSSMTVALQEKLRVKDTLLSEAFRQLSSLIDNLDARNNMLVGALLNMFLLWDFKYVMKIVHWKSQYEANILVAFDVIAEFEALNTLAVLKRNQPEWTTPQILDQSIDAKLSCRHIAHPLIAAASSVENDYSSADHDIALITGSNMAGKSTFLRTVGINAVLAYAGAVCCASSLSLPIYHLISYMRIKDSLNESTSTFKAELDRMRFILQTVERDKQSLFLIDEMLRGTNSVDKYLGSRAIIRKLLAMEGQGMVATHDLQLATLEEEYPGKVQNYHFDIQVSEGEMLFDYKLKNGRCSIFNASMLLKGIGIDVDQA; this is encoded by the coding sequence ATGATATACCAGCATTACCAAGATCAGGTCAAAAAGTCTACGGAGGAAATTCATCAATTAAATAAAGACATAAACAAAAATAGCTTTGCCCGCTTATTTGTCATTATCGGGGGAGGCGCGCTATTATTCTATAGTTTTCAATGGAACAATGTGCCCTTGGTTTTAGTATTGATGGTCGGCATAGTTTTGCTCTTCGTCTTTCTGATACGGCGGCAGAGCCGATTGGAGAAGAAGCGAGCCGATGCGATGGCCTTTCTGGCTGTCAATGAGAATGAGCTTGCAGTTAAAGATACACGGCAGAATATGTATGATGGAGGACAGGTCTTTGAAGACAATCAGCATCCCTATACGGCAGATCTCGATATTTTTGGTAGCTTTTCCCTGTTTGCTCTTGTCAATAGAGCGGCAACGCAGCTTGGCAACATGACCTTGGCTGCATGGTTTAAGTCGGCAGCTTCGAAGTCGATTATTGAAGAAAGGCAGGAAGCGGTGGTTGAAATTGCCGATGACATCGAATGGAGTCAACAGTTTCAAGCTAGATTGGCCTTTAATCTCACTCAAAAAACGGAAGTTAAATCTTTTCTCGCCCGCTACTTTCAAGATTCCGGACTCGCTTTTGGTGGGCCTTCGCTGAAGCTTTATGTCGCGGCAGTACCCTATATTATGTTGGTGCTCCTGCTACTTTCCATTTTTGTTTTCCCGCTGTGGCCTTATGTGGGCACATTAGCCCTGATCCACTTGCTGTGGACCTTAAGGATGGCTGGTAAAGTAAGCCTCTTTTCGAGCAAGATAGATAAGGTGGGCAAGGTGCTTGGTGCCTATGCCGAAGGATTGGCGCTTGTGGAGCAGAAATCCTTTAAGAGCAGCATGACTGTCGCGCTGCAGGAGAAGCTGCGGGTCAAGGATACCTTGCTTTCCGAAGCCTTTAGGCAGCTGTCGTCCTTGATTGATAATTTGGACGCTCGTAATAACATGCTTGTGGGTGCCCTGTTGAACATGTTTCTGCTGTGGGATTTCAAATACGTCATGAAGATCGTGCATTGGAAAAGTCAATATGAGGCCAATATCTTGGTGGCATTCGATGTGATCGCCGAATTTGAAGCCCTGAACACGCTCGCTGTGCTAAAACGTAACCAGCCGGAATGGACAACGCCGCAGATTTTGGATCAATCCATTGATGCGAAGTTGAGCTGCCGGCATATCGCGCACCCTTTGATTGCTGCGGCAAGCTCGGTGGAGAATGATTACAGCAGTGCGGACCACGATATTGCTTTGATTACTGGCTCTAATATGGCGGGGAAAAGTACCTTTCTGCGCACCGTAGGCATCAATGCGGTGCTCGCTTATGCAGGGGCGGTTTGCTGCGCTTCTTCGCTTAGCCTGCCTATCTATCACCTTATTTCCTACATGCGGATCAAAGATTCGTTGAACGAGAGCACTTCCACCTTTAAGGCTGAATTGGATCGTATGCGTTTCATTTTGCAAACTGTGGAGCGCGACAAGCAGAGCCTATTCTTGATCGATGAGATGCTGCGAGGAACGAACTCGGTCGATAAATATTTAGGCTCGCGAGCCATTATTCGCAAGCTTCTTGCTATGGAGGGCCAAGGTATGGTCGCTACGCATGACCTGCAACTTGCTACGCTCGAAGAGGAATATCCAGGAAAGGTGCAAAATTACCATTTTGACATACAGGTATCCGAAGGAGAAATGTTGTTCGACTACAAATTGAAAAATGGTCGATGCAGCATATTTAATGCGTCGATGTTGTTAAAAGGCATTGGAATTGATGTGGATCAGGCATAA
- a CDS encoding acyl-CoA thioesterase: MTVDERIALAETRVCTTVFPFLTNHHDTLFGGKAMAIMDEVSFMAATRFCRKRLVTVSTDRIDFEKAIPSGSIIEAVAKVASIGRTSLKVKVEIYLEKMYEEGRELAIQGMFTFVALDDDKKPIPVLSGLDIED, translated from the coding sequence ATGACAGTAGATGAAAGGATCGCGCTGGCGGAGACCCGCGTGTGCACCACCGTTTTTCCCTTTTTGACGAACCACCACGACACTCTTTTTGGTGGAAAGGCCATGGCTATTATGGATGAAGTTTCGTTCATGGCTGCCACACGCTTTTGTCGTAAACGGCTGGTAACCGTATCCACAGACCGTATTGACTTTGAAAAAGCGATTCCTTCGGGAAGTATTATTGAAGCGGTAGCAAAGGTGGCAAGTATTGGGCGAACAAGTTTGAAGGTGAAGGTGGAGATATATTTGGAAAAAATGTATGAGGAAGGGCGCGAGCTTGCCATTCAAGGAATGTTTACCTTTGTGGCCTTGGATGATGATAAAAAGCCAATTCCAGTCCTTTCAGGACTTGATATCGAAGATTAA
- the adhP gene encoding alcohol dehydrogenase AdhP, which yields MRAAVVRDFGQPLRIEDVPVHRPGRNQILVKVVASGVCHTDLHAIDGDWPVKPKMPLIPGHEAVGYVAAVGEGVNTVKEGDAVGVPWLYSACGGCEHCITGWETLCESQQNGGYSVDGGFAEYVIADARYVGHLPSHVNFLEMAPILCAGVTVYKGLKETETRPGQWVAISGIGGLGHLAVQYAKAMGLHVAAIDVADDKLALAQRLGADLIVNAKETDPGSYLHKEIGGVHGALVTAVSPIAFKQGIDVLRRKGTIALNGLPPGSFDLPIFETVLKRITVRGSIVGTRKDLQEAIEFAAEGKVKANVTAAKLEDVNEVLQKMKEGKIEGRMVLDMSN from the coding sequence ATGCGAGCAGCCGTTGTTCGAGATTTCGGACAGCCGTTGCGTATCGAAGATGTACCGGTGCATCGCCCGGGCAGAAACCAAATTTTGGTGAAGGTGGTTGCCAGTGGTGTATGCCACACCGATTTACATGCCATTGACGGCGACTGGCCGGTAAAACCGAAGATGCCCTTGATTCCCGGCCATGAGGCTGTGGGCTACGTAGCCGCTGTCGGCGAAGGGGTCAACACGGTGAAGGAAGGTGATGCCGTGGGCGTTCCGTGGCTGTACAGTGCTTGTGGAGGCTGCGAACATTGCATCACGGGCTGGGAGACCCTTTGCGAGAGTCAGCAAAATGGTGGATACAGCGTGGATGGTGGATTTGCGGAATATGTTATTGCTGATGCGCGATATGTAGGACATTTGCCCAGTCATGTCAATTTTTTGGAGATGGCTCCCATACTGTGTGCTGGCGTCACGGTGTATAAAGGATTGAAAGAGACTGAAACACGTCCGGGACAGTGGGTAGCCATTTCCGGCATTGGTGGGTTGGGGCATCTTGCCGTACAATATGCTAAGGCGATGGGCCTACATGTGGCCGCGATTGATGTTGCGGACGATAAGCTAGCTCTTGCGCAGCGGCTCGGTGCAGATTTAATCGTGAATGCCAAAGAAACCGATCCGGGCAGCTATCTGCACAAGGAAATTGGCGGCGTACATGGCGCACTCGTTACGGCCGTATCACCGATAGCCTTCAAGCAGGGAATCGATGTCTTGCGTCGTAAAGGTACGATTGCCCTTAATGGCCTTCCTCCAGGAAGCTTTGATCTACCGATTTTTGAAACGGTATTGAAGCGTATCACTGTCCGCGGATCCATTGTAGGTACTCGTAAGGATTTACAGGAAGCTATCGAGTTTGCCGCTGAAGGAAAAGTCAAGGCAAATGTCACCGCCGCCAAATTAGAGGATGTAAACGAGGTATTGCAGAAGATGAAAGAAGGCAAAATAGAAGGCCGTATGGTACTTGACATGAGCAATTAA
- a CDS encoding DUF779 domain-containing protein has protein sequence MTERLDVTDEAKALIQTLAATHGDLMFYQAGGCCEGTQPQCFEKGGYFPRMNDALIGHVEGFEFWVDRDLFEYWKHAHFTLDVLDGFGPGGFSLETPLGKTFKVHYRLFSEEELAHLPEVQRSE, from the coding sequence ATGACAGAACGACTTGATGTAACCGACGAAGCCAAAGCCCTCATACAGACTTTGGCAGCCACACATGGCGACCTCATGTTTTATCAAGCTGGCGGTTGCTGTGAAGGCACGCAGCCGCAGTGCTTTGAAAAAGGCGGCTACTTTCCGCGCATGAACGATGCATTGATCGGACATGTGGAGGGCTTTGAGTTTTGGGTAGACCGCGATCTTTTCGAATACTGGAAACATGCGCATTTCACGCTAGACGTACTGGATGGTTTTGGACCGGGCGGATTTTCCCTAGAAACACCCTTGGGGAAAACTTTTAAGGTGCACTACCGTCTATTTTCGGAAGAAGAACTGGCTCATCTACCCGAGGTACAACGTAGCGAATAA
- a CDS encoding protein-L-isoaspartate(D-aspartate) O-methyltransferase, whose translation MAYKFVDNYREKGARKQLVNNLEKRGIEDKRVLQAIGKVPRHFFFDETFWNQAYRDIAFPIGDGQTISQPYTVAYQSELLHVKKGDKVLEIGTGSGYQTCILLELGAEVFTIERQESLYQRTIQVLPYMGYKPHFFLGDGSRGIPEHAPYDKIIVTAGAPFVPELMLKQLRYGGLLVIPVGDEKSQKMVTILRVGENDFERIELDTFRFVPLVGDQAW comes from the coding sequence ATGGCGTATAAGTTTGTAGATAATTACCGAGAAAAAGGTGCGCGAAAGCAGCTCGTAAACAACTTGGAAAAGCGGGGGATTGAAGATAAACGGGTGCTGCAAGCAATAGGTAAAGTGCCTCGCCATTTTTTCTTCGACGAAACTTTCTGGAACCAAGCTTACCGAGATATAGCCTTTCCTATTGGGGATGGTCAAACGATTTCGCAGCCCTACACCGTGGCTTATCAGTCGGAGTTGTTGCACGTGAAAAAAGGAGATAAGGTGCTCGAAATAGGAACTGGATCGGGGTATCAAACCTGTATTCTTCTGGAGCTTGGCGCCGAAGTGTTTACTATAGAGCGGCAGGAAAGCCTGTACCAACGTACCATTCAGGTGTTGCCCTACATGGGCTATAAACCGCATTTTTTCTTGGGCGACGGCTCGCGCGGCATTCCTGAACATGCACCCTACGATAAGATCATTGTCACGGCAGGAGCACCTTTTGTGCCCGAGCTGATGCTGAAACAGCTACGATATGGCGGTTTGCTCGTCATTCCGGTGGGCGACGAAAAATCGCAGAAAATGGTTACCATCCTTCGGGTGGGGGAGAATGATTTTGAACGCATAGAACTCGATACCTTCCGTTTTGTACCCCTAGTGGGCGACCAAGCCTGGTGA
- a CDS encoding NADH:flavin oxidoreductase/NADH oxidase produces the protein MAKLFEAFPLSGFTLHNRLIVSPMCQYSAEDGFANDWHLVHLGQFAIGKAAAVIQEATAVVPEGRISFWDLGIWKDEHIDKYQQITRFIKSQGSIPGIQLAHAGRKASDNRPWEGRGQFAPDAAFGWQTVAPSALPFHEKDHPPLALEISDIRDIVTYFAEAAQRAVKSGYEIIEIHAAHGYLIHQFLSPLVNLRTDAYGGSFENRIRFLLEIVDAVKVHTADVSLWVRISASDWAEGGWDIDQSVALAKILKEKGIEVIDVSSGGAVRQQKIDVGPSYQVPFAEKIKQESGMLTAAVGAITSGSQAEAIVANEQADLILVARAFLDDPHFVYHAATDLAVDLDWAEQYARAKGTIKRG, from the coding sequence ATGGCAAAACTATTTGAAGCTTTTCCCCTATCAGGGTTTACCTTGCACAACCGGCTGATCGTTTCTCCGATGTGCCAATATTCCGCCGAGGATGGATTCGCAAACGACTGGCATTTGGTGCACTTGGGCCAGTTTGCTATCGGCAAAGCGGCAGCAGTAATACAAGAGGCGACAGCTGTCGTGCCCGAAGGACGCATTTCTTTTTGGGATTTGGGCATTTGGAAAGACGAGCATATCGATAAATACCAGCAAATTACCCGCTTTATCAAATCGCAGGGAAGCATCCCAGGCATCCAGTTGGCGCATGCAGGCAGAAAAGCAAGCGATAATAGACCTTGGGAGGGAAGAGGGCAGTTTGCACCCGACGCCGCATTTGGATGGCAAACTGTTGCCCCATCGGCTCTTCCTTTTCATGAAAAGGATCATCCTCCCCTAGCACTGGAAATCAGCGACATCCGAGATATCGTAACCTATTTCGCAGAAGCAGCGCAGCGCGCAGTAAAATCAGGCTACGAAATTATTGAAATTCATGCTGCGCATGGCTACCTCATCCACCAATTTCTCTCTCCTTTGGTCAATCTGCGGACGGATGCGTATGGCGGAAGCTTCGAAAACAGAATTCGCTTTCTGCTGGAAATCGTCGATGCCGTGAAAGTGCATACAGCAGATGTATCGTTGTGGGTGAGGATTTCGGCCAGCGACTGGGCCGAGGGCGGATGGGACATTGATCAAAGCGTTGCTTTAGCCAAAATATTAAAGGAAAAGGGCATCGAAGTTATTGATGTATCGTCGGGCGGCGCCGTTCGACAGCAAAAAATTGATGTAGGCCCCAGTTATCAGGTACCTTTTGCCGAGAAAATAAAGCAGGAAAGCGGTATGTTAACCGCAGCCGTCGGGGCAATCACCTCCGGTTCACAAGCAGAGGCTATTGTAGCCAATGAGCAGGCCGACTTGATCTTGGTCGCGCGCGCTTTCTTGGATGATCCACATTTTGTGTACCATGCGGCGACCGATTTAGCGGTGGATTTAGATTGGGCCGAGCAGTATGCTCGGGCGAAAGGAACAATAAAGAGGGGTTAG
- a CDS encoding DUF4954 family protein, with protein sequence MSKIEKKKLTELGYNFIPEAYLQNGDEYIYRNRQFRSTHAFRQLTDAEIKRLLQNDNFASNWQDIWVTDRFLPEQIQNSKFYGMVRIGDMDEVYLDFRDLRLPCGIYNSTVLSCDFGDCVAVHNVRYMSHFVVGNEVMLANISEMETSSSAKFGNGMLKKGDVEERRIRLELCNENGGRSVLPFDGMQAGDVFLWSRYRDDHALQGQFQQMAEAHFCVEHGYYSEIGDRSVIKNTHTIKDVKIGSDAYIKGVNKLKNLTINSSAESFTQIGEGCELVNGIIGYGCRIFYGVKAVRFILSSNSQLKYGARLINSFLGDNSTISCCEVLNSLIFPAHEQHHNNSFLCAAVVKGQSNMAAGATVGSNHNSRAADGEIVAGRGFWPGLCVSLKHNSRFASYTLIVKGDFLHELDIKFPFCLVSNEVDTNRLAILPGYWFLYNMYALMRNTSKFQSRDKRKFKNQYIEYDVLAPDTINEMFDALHEIEGAVGKAFAPEGTASEAWPLMGRQLLLSKEPLPAQPVLLDNVEFSKRKVVLVKPRESYLVYRRMIRYYASLELIQFLDTSASLDAFWAAIRGTAGGREQFENIGGQLVPRVKLDALLDQVRAGEVSAWQDVHERYHVWSRDYLQDRFVHALHAMADIEGLALTDWHAAFLRELLVDAVETKRWICAEIESARAKDYQNKFKQMVYESYAEMEEVVGKLADNDFINKEKVALKNFETTIERLLNKL encoded by the coding sequence ATGTCGAAAATTGAAAAAAAGAAACTTACCGAACTAGGCTATAATTTTATACCGGAAGCTTATCTGCAGAACGGGGATGAATATATCTATCGAAATAGGCAGTTTCGCTCGACGCATGCTTTTAGGCAGCTGACCGATGCAGAAATAAAACGCCTGTTACAGAACGATAACTTTGCCAGCAATTGGCAGGATATATGGGTTACCGATCGTTTCTTGCCGGAGCAGATACAGAACAGCAAGTTTTATGGTATGGTGCGCATCGGTGATATGGACGAGGTTTATCTCGATTTCCGTGACCTTCGGCTGCCCTGTGGTATTTACAATTCGACAGTCCTGAGTTGCGACTTTGGCGACTGCGTTGCCGTACACAACGTGCGCTACATGTCCCATTTTGTTGTTGGCAATGAGGTGATGCTTGCTAATATTAGCGAAATGGAGACCAGCAGTAGTGCCAAGTTTGGAAATGGCATGTTGAAAAAAGGGGATGTGGAAGAGCGACGGATACGGCTGGAGTTATGCAACGAAAATGGAGGTCGATCGGTACTTCCCTTTGATGGTATGCAGGCGGGGGATGTATTTTTATGGTCTCGATATCGGGACGATCATGCATTGCAGGGGCAATTTCAGCAGATGGCGGAAGCACATTTCTGTGTCGAACATGGTTACTATAGTGAAATTGGAGATCGTTCCGTCATTAAAAACACGCATACGATCAAGGATGTGAAAATTGGTTCGGATGCGTATATCAAAGGCGTTAATAAGTTAAAGAACCTGACCATCAATTCCTCTGCAGAGTCGTTCACACAGATTGGTGAAGGCTGTGAACTAGTGAATGGTATCATCGGTTATGGCTGCCGTATTTTTTACGGGGTGAAAGCAGTACGTTTTATCCTTTCCTCGAATTCGCAACTGAAGTATGGCGCTCGTTTGATCAATTCGTTCTTGGGCGATAACTCGACGATATCCTGTTGTGAGGTGTTAAACTCCTTGATCTTTCCGGCGCATGAGCAGCACCACAACAACTCTTTTCTGTGTGCCGCGGTGGTCAAAGGTCAAAGCAATATGGCCGCAGGTGCTACTGTAGGGTCTAACCATAATTCGCGCGCAGCAGATGGAGAGATTGTGGCAGGTCGGGGCTTTTGGCCCGGTCTCTGTGTTAGCTTAAAGCACAATTCGCGCTTTGCATCGTATACATTGATTGTCAAAGGCGATTTCTTGCACGAGCTCGATATCAAGTTTCCTTTCTGCCTGGTAAGCAACGAGGTGGATACCAATAGGCTGGCGATTTTGCCCGGATATTGGTTCCTGTACAACATGTACGCGCTAATGCGTAACACCTCGAAGTTTCAATCGCGCGACAAACGCAAGTTCAAAAACCAATATATCGAGTATGATGTACTGGCACCGGATACCATCAATGAAATGTTCGATGCCCTGCATGAAATAGAAGGTGCCGTCGGAAAAGCATTTGCTCCCGAGGGTACAGCGTCGGAGGCATGGCCGCTCATGGGGCGTCAATTGTTGTTGTCGAAAGAGCCCTTGCCCGCGCAGCCGGTGTTGCTGGACAATGTGGAGTTTTCTAAACGCAAGGTCGTATTGGTTAAGCCTAGAGAATCCTACTTGGTATACCGGCGAATGATTCGCTATTATGCATCGCTCGAGCTTATACAGTTTTTGGACACAAGTGCATCACTGGATGCATTTTGGGCTGCTATCCGTGGGACAGCGGGTGGAAGGGAGCAGTTCGAGAATATTGGTGGACAGTTGGTGCCGCGCGTTAAACTGGATGCGCTTCTTGATCAGGTGCGTGCTGGAGAGGTTTCGGCTTGGCAGGATGTACATGAGCGCTACCATGTGTGGAGCCGCGACTATTTGCAAGATCGATTTGTGCATGCTTTGCATGCTATGGCCGATATTGAAGGCCTTGCCTTAACTGATTGGCATGCTGCTTTCTTGCGGGAGCTATTGGTTGATGCCGTTGAGACAAAAAGATGGATATGCGCCGAGATTGAAAGTGCGCGGGCCAAGGATTACCAAAATAAGTTTAAGCAGATGGTCTACGAATCTTATGCGGAGATGGAAGAAGTGGTCGGTAAATTGGCTGATAATGACTTTATCAACAAGGAAAAAGTAGCGCTGAAAAATTTTGAAACGACTATCGAAAGATTGTTAAATAAGCTCTAG